Proteins from one Nicotiana tabacum cultivar K326 chromosome 23, ASM71507v2, whole genome shotgun sequence genomic window:
- the LOC107806131 gene encoding dof zinc finger protein DOF4.6-like has product MDTVQWPQEIMVKPMEEIIQNTNGSSKPNSCVERKVRPQKDQALNCPRCNSTNTKFCYYNNYSLSQPRYFCKTCRRYWTAGGSLRNIPVGGGSRKNKKSSSNSSSYSNHVNNPLKKLPDLINPPSHNHDQNPSKIHIEGSQDLNLGFSSDFKTITELIQVPNYDASNKDNNSPSISPLPPPPSSSSSASSSSQLSALELINGITSRGMNNNSFMSMANISDPNSVYNNSSGFSLPSLNFSLDHGLGNAAYGNNLQETNTSGRFLFPFVGLKQISTTNTTNDGGNENNRDHHQPAEESTNGFWNGMLGGGGW; this is encoded by the exons ATGGATACTGTTCAATGGCCTCAG GAGATAATGGTGAAGCCAATGGAAGAGATAATACAAAACACAAATGGCTCATCAAAACCTAATTCATGTGTAGAAAGAAAAGTTAGGCCACAAAAAGACCAAGCTTTGAACTGTCCAAGGTGTAATTCAACAAACACAAAGTTTTGTTACTACAATAACTATAGTCTTTCTCAGCCAAGGTATTTTTGCAAGACTTGTAGAAGATATTGGACTGCTGGTGGATCTCTTAGAAATATTCCTGTTGGTGGTGGTTCAAGAAAAAACAAGAAATCTTCCTCTAATTCTTCCTCCTATTCAAATCATGTTAATAATCCTTTGAAAAAACTTCCTGATTTGATTAATCCACCATCTCATAATCATGATCAAAACCCTAGTAAGATCCATATTGAAGGGAGCCAAGATCTTAACTTGGGTTTTTCATCCGATTTCAAGACTATCACTGAGCTAATTCAG GTACCAAATTATGATGCAAGCAACAAGGACAACAACAGTCCAAGTATTTCACCTTTGCCTCctcctccatcttcttcttcttctgcgtCTTCCTCATCTCAGCTTTCAGCTTTGGAATTAATTAATGGGATTACATCAAGAGGGATGAATAATAATTCATTTATGTCAATGGCCAATATTTCTGATCCAAATTCAGTTTATAATAACTCATCTGGATTTTCTTTGCCATCTCTAAATTTCTCATTGGATCATGGACTTGGAAATGCAGCCTATGGAAATAATCTCCAAGAGACAAATACAAGTGGAAggtttttatttccttttgtagGTTTAAAACAAATTTCAACCACAAATACTACAAATGATGGTGGTAATGAGAATAATAGAGATCATCATCAGCCTGCTGAAGAATCTACTAATGGATTTTGGAATGGAATGTTAGGAGGAGGAGGttggtaa
- the LOC107761410 gene encoding uncharacterized protein LOC107761410 produces MANLYVTAVPPTDLNRNTEWFTYPGVWTTYILILFFSWLVVLSVFGCSPGMAWTIVHLSHFLVTYQCFHWKKGTPFSDDQGIYNGLTWWEQIDNGKQLTRNRKFLTVVPVVLYLIASHTTDYQHPMLFFNTVAVFILVVAKFPNMHKVRIFGINADQ; encoded by the exons ATGGCGAATTTGTATGTGACGGCGGTGCCGCCGACGGATCTGAATCGGAACACTGAGTGGTTTACGTATCCAGGTGTATGGACAACTTACATCCTAATTCTATTCTTCTCATGGCTCGTTGTTCTCTCCGTCTTTGGTTGCTCTCCTGGCATGGCTTGGACCATCGttcatctctctcattttctc GTCACATATCAATGTTTTCACTGGAAGAAGGGAACACCATTTTCTGATGACCAAGGTATCTACAATGGATTGACTTGGTGGGAGCAGATAGATAATGGGAAGCAGCTTACTCGCAACAGGAAGTTTCTAACAGTTGTCCCTGTGGTGCT GTACTTGATAGCCTCTCATACAACCGATTATCAACACCCAATGTTGTTCTTCAACACTGTCGCAGTTTTTATACTGGTTGTTGCCAAATTTCCAAATATGCACAAGGTTCGTATTTTCGGGATAAATGCAGATCAATGA